The Coffea eugenioides isolate CCC68of chromosome 8, Ceug_1.0, whole genome shotgun sequence genome has a segment encoding these proteins:
- the LOC113780923 gene encoding pentatricopeptide repeat-containing protein At4g16390, chloroplastic-like encodes MVAAAYSPSHLSRDPHLFCNSLYPTHLHQLRIIPHNALAFPPLKPHPKPSLSIPASQQQSPSISQIPHRPDAKTISSSSKSYIWVNPNSSRASKLRRNSYDFRYASLVQASQQLDSCDPVEADVISILANLGGKVVEQDAAVVLNNMSNSETAPLVLSYFLERLKLKKEVILYNVTFKVFRKCRDLDRAEKLFTDMIERGVKPDNVTFSTIISCARLSSLPEKAVQWFEKMPSFGCEPDEVTYSVMIDAYGKAGNVNMV; translated from the coding sequence ATGGTGGCCGCCGCCTATTCGCCGTCTCATCTCTCTCGCGACCCACACCTCTTCTGTAACTCTCTTTATCCCactcacctccaccaactcagaATCATCCCCCATAACGCCCTCGCTTTTCCTCCTCTCAAGCCCCATCCAAAACCTTCCCTCTCTATACCGGCTTCCCAACAACAATCCCCCTCAATTTCCCAAATTCCTCACCGCCCAGATGCTAAAACCATCTCCTCTTCCTCAAAAAGCTATATCTGGGTCAACCCCAACAGCTCCAGGGCATCAAAGCTCAGGCGCAATTCCTACGATTTCAGGTATGCTTCTTTAGTCCAAGCTTCCCAACAATTGGACTCGTGTGACCCTGTAGAAGCTGACGTTATTAGTATTTTGGCTAATTTGGGTGGCAAAGTTGTAGAGCAAGATGCTGCCGTTGTGCTCAATAACATGTCCAACTCTGAAACTGCGCCTTTGGTGCTGAGTTACTTTCTGGAAAGGCTTAAGTTGAAGAAAGAAGTGATTTTGTATAATGTTACCTTCAAGGTGTTTAGAAAATGTAGAGACTTGGACAGAGCCGAGAAATTGTTTACGGATATGATTGAGAGAGGAGTTAAGCCCGATAATGTCACCTTTTCCACCATAATTAGCTGCGCCAGGCTGTCTTCTTTACCTGAGAAAGCCGTCCAGTGGTTCGAAAAAATGCCGTCTTTTGGGTGTGAACCGGATGAGGTTACCTATTCTGTGATGATTGATGCGTACGGGAAGGCTGGGAATGTAAATATGGTATAG